The Impatiens glandulifera chromosome 3, dImpGla2.1, whole genome shotgun sequence genome contains a region encoding:
- the LOC124932714 gene encoding polyadenylate-binding protein 2-like isoform X1 has protein sequence MAEEEHDVYGGDIPDDVVMEGEDDIHTSVADDYAVKELADMKKRLKEMEEEAAALREMQAKVEKEMGAVQDPASDANQANKEEVDARSVFVGNVDYACTPEEVQQHFQSCGTVNRITILTDKFGQPKGFAYVEFLETEAVQEALNLSESELHGRQLKVMPKRTNVPGMKQHLRRFNPYMGYRPRRPAFYSPYGYGKVPGFRRPSRYMPYS, from the exons ATGGCTGAAGAGGAGCATGATGTTTACGGAGGAGATATCCCTGATGATGTCGTAATGGAAGGAGAAGATGATATCCATACTTCTGTCGCCGATGATTACGCTGTTAAG GAGCTTGCAGATATGAAGAAACGATTGAAGGAAATGGAGGAGGAAGCTGCTGCTCTTCGAGAGATGCAGGCTAAAGTTGAAAAGGAGATGGGCGCTGTTCAAG ATCCTGCAAGTGATGCTAATCAGGCAAACAAAGAAGAAGTGGACGCTCGGTCAGTTTTTGTTGGCAAT GTTGATTATGCATGCACCCCTGAAGAAGTCCAACAGCATTTCCAGTCATGTGGTACTGTGAACAGAATCACTATTCTCACCGATAAATTTGGCCAACCAAAAGGATTTGCATATGTGGAGTTCCTTGAAACTGAAGCTGTTCAAGAGGCTCTTAATCTTAGTGAATCTGAACTGCATGGACGGCAATTGAAG GTTATGCCAAAACGAACCAATGTTCCAGGAATGAAGCAACATTTAAGGCGTTTCAACCCTTACATGGGTTACAGGCCCAGAAGGCCTGCTTTTTATTCACCATACGGATATGG GAAGGTTCCCGGTTTCAGAAGGCCATCCCGATACATGCCCTACAGCTGA
- the LOC124932714 gene encoding polyadenylate-binding protein 2-like isoform X3 — protein sequence MSSRKKTSTYIEEPRKACLKDHSCCGKVDYACTPEEVQQHFQSCGTVNRITILTDKFGQPKGFAYVEFLETEAVQEALNLSESELHGRQLKVMPKRTNVPGMKQHLRRFNPYMGYRPRRPAFYSPYGYGKVPGFRRPSRYMPYS from the exons ATGTCAAGTCGAAAGAAGACAAGTACCTATATTGAAGAGCCAAGAAAAGCCTGTTTGAAGGACCATAGTTGCTGTGGGAAG GTTGATTATGCATGCACCCCTGAAGAAGTCCAACAGCATTTCCAGTCATGTGGTACTGTGAACAGAATCACTATTCTCACCGATAAATTTGGCCAACCAAAAGGATTTGCATATGTGGAGTTCCTTGAAACTGAAGCTGTTCAAGAGGCTCTTAATCTTAGTGAATCTGAACTGCATGGACGGCAATTGAAG GTTATGCCAAAACGAACCAATGTTCCAGGAATGAAGCAACATTTAAGGCGTTTCAACCCTTACATGGGTTACAGGCCCAGAAGGCCTGCTTTTTATTCACCATACGGATATGG GAAGGTTCCCGGTTTCAGAAGGCCATCCCGATACATGCCCTACAGCTGA
- the LOC124932714 gene encoding polyadenylate-binding protein 2-like isoform X2 has translation MSSRKKTSTYIEEPRKACLKDHSCCGKMSFHTSDDVHSGARLVDYACTPEEVQQHFQSCGTVNRITILTDKFGQPKGFAYVEFLETEAVQEALNLSESELHGRQLKVMPKRTNVPGMKQHLRRFNPYMGYRPRRPAFYSPYGYGKVPGFRRPSRYMPYS, from the exons ATGTCAAGTCGAAAGAAGACAAGTACCTATATTGAAGAGCCAAGAAAAGCCTGTTTGAAGGACCATAGTTGCTGTGGGAAGATGTCTTTTCACACCTCTGATGATGTTCATAGTGGTGCAAGGCTG GTTGATTATGCATGCACCCCTGAAGAAGTCCAACAGCATTTCCAGTCATGTGGTACTGTGAACAGAATCACTATTCTCACCGATAAATTTGGCCAACCAAAAGGATTTGCATATGTGGAGTTCCTTGAAACTGAAGCTGTTCAAGAGGCTCTTAATCTTAGTGAATCTGAACTGCATGGACGGCAATTGAAG GTTATGCCAAAACGAACCAATGTTCCAGGAATGAAGCAACATTTAAGGCGTTTCAACCCTTACATGGGTTACAGGCCCAGAAGGCCTGCTTTTTATTCACCATACGGATATGG GAAGGTTCCCGGTTTCAGAAGGCCATCCCGATACATGCCCTACAGCTGA